One segment of Radiobacillus kanasensis DNA contains the following:
- a CDS encoding LysR family transcriptional regulator, translating into MELSWLRTFVTAAEKGNFRKTADLLYVSQPTVTVHIKQLEKHLGVALFERNYNRVVLSEEGRSFLQHARRILAVYRETMDDMNALSQGYYAKLRIAISPLIADTILPFVLKQYVTQHPEVEVTVNILDSVEIEEAVQKEEVDIGLTCLPAKKEGLTTELLYEDQVILVTSHDGLDSESAPPIEIEELMDTHYILSHNHPGYWDPLLRELKALFPKLKSMKVSQVHITKRFIVEGIGISFLPSSTVRRELLEGRLIEVYWPEKNLPQANTYVITKYNHSLEKEFMRFLTNYHYT; encoded by the coding sequence ATGGAATTAAGTTGGTTACGAACGTTTGTCACCGCTGCAGAAAAAGGGAATTTTCGAAAAACAGCAGATTTATTGTACGTGTCTCAGCCAACTGTAACGGTTCATATTAAGCAGTTAGAAAAGCATTTAGGGGTTGCCTTGTTTGAGCGTAATTACAATCGGGTGGTTCTATCTGAAGAAGGAAGAAGTTTTTTACAGCATGCAAGACGCATTCTAGCGGTTTATCGGGAAACGATGGACGATATGAATGCTTTGTCACAAGGGTATTACGCCAAATTAAGGATTGCGATTTCTCCTCTGATCGCCGATACGATTCTGCCCTTTGTGTTAAAGCAATATGTAACCCAGCATCCTGAGGTTGAGGTGACGGTGAATATTCTGGATTCTGTAGAAATTGAGGAAGCGGTCCAAAAAGAAGAGGTGGATATTGGGCTAACCTGCTTACCGGCTAAAAAGGAAGGGTTAACAACGGAGCTATTATATGAAGATCAAGTCATCCTCGTCACTAGTCATGATGGTTTAGATAGTGAATCGGCTCCACCGATAGAGATAGAAGAATTAATGGACACCCATTATATTCTGTCCCATAATCACCCTGGCTACTGGGATCCCCTTCTACGCGAGTTAAAGGCACTGTTCCCAAAACTGAAGTCCATGAAAGTTTCTCAAGTTCATATAACAAAGCGCTTTATCGTGGAAGGGATTGGCATTTCTTTTTTACCTAGCTCTACGGTGAGAAGAGAGCTTTTGGAAGGAAGACTCATAGAGGTGTATTGGCCAGAGAAAAACTTACCTCAAGCCAATACATACGTGATTACCAAATATAATCACTCCTTGGAAAAAGAATTTATGAGGTTTCTAACAAACTATCACTATACGTGA
- a CDS encoding sugar phosphate isomerase/epimerase family protein codes for MNLYLSSTLCWAYPINDVLRIAKQLEYSGVEVWAEQVWYHDTTIESIIQTNQICGIDISLHAANWDLNITSLNKGIQKQSIREIEKSIVLAQQIGANSVTIHPGKMTLESDWLDYHYQLLIENLQHLAQFSNQAGVELSLELMEPKEKEMIMSPEQINRLLEELPSNVSTTFDAAHVPITEDILDYFKRTNRINKVHVSDSNEYVNHLPLGTGSANIDPFLEELLSFRSPVVIEGFENNKSLYSLLTNTKYLKHFLHKHNSIQNLS; via the coding sequence ATGAATCTCTATCTATCCTCCACTTTATGCTGGGCGTATCCGATAAATGATGTCCTTCGTATCGCGAAGCAACTAGAATACAGTGGTGTAGAAGTTTGGGCAGAACAAGTGTGGTATCATGACACCACTATTGAAAGTATCATTCAGACGAATCAAATTTGTGGAATCGATATAAGCTTACACGCTGCTAATTGGGATCTTAATATTACGTCCTTGAATAAAGGAATTCAAAAGCAATCCATTCGAGAAATTGAAAAATCTATCGTTCTCGCACAGCAAATTGGAGCGAATTCGGTGACCATCCACCCTGGAAAAATGACACTAGAGTCGGATTGGTTAGACTATCATTATCAGCTCTTGATTGAAAACCTACAACACCTCGCTCAATTTTCCAACCAGGCGGGTGTTGAACTGTCTTTAGAGCTCATGGAACCGAAGGAAAAAGAAATGATTATGTCACCTGAACAGATCAATCGATTGCTTGAAGAACTACCGAGTAATGTGAGCACGACCTTTGATGCTGCCCATGTTCCCATTACCGAAGATATACTGGATTATTTCAAAAGAACAAACCGGATAAACAAAGTACACGTAAGTGATAGCAATGAATACGTAAACCATCTTCCTCTTGGCACAGGATCGGCAAATATTGATCCTTTCCTCGAAGAACTACTTTCTTTTCGAAGCCCTGTTGTCATTGAGGGATTTGAAAATAACAAATCACTATACAGTCTTTTAACGAATACCAAGTACTTAAAACATTTTCTTCACAAACATAACTCGATACAGAACCTCAGTTAA
- a CDS encoding SDR family oxidoreductase: MDSKNANFPPQHQPQQPGIEGLMVPPPIVEDPKYKGSGKLHNKVAIVTGGDSGIGAATAITFAKEGADVVIAYYYPYENQDAFRTKQRIEQLGRKCLLIVGDLRKEEHCQHVVQSTLQAFGKIDILVNNHGVQFPQSSLLDISPEQLEDTFQTNIFAFFYITKAALPHLKKGAKIINTASIVAYEGNKQLLDYSATKGAVVGFTRALSQNLVDQDIYVNAVAPGPIWTPLIPSSFSAKDVATFGSDVPMKRAGQPFELAPAYVYLASSDSSYVTGQVIHVNGGKMVSS, translated from the coding sequence ATGGACTCTAAAAATGCAAATTTCCCACCACAGCACCAACCGCAACAGCCTGGAATAGAGGGATTAATGGTACCTCCACCAATTGTCGAGGATCCAAAATATAAAGGATCGGGAAAATTACACAATAAAGTAGCGATTGTTACAGGGGGAGATAGCGGCATCGGGGCAGCTACTGCTATTACCTTTGCCAAAGAAGGAGCAGATGTCGTAATTGCCTACTATTATCCATATGAAAACCAAGATGCCTTCCGTACCAAACAGAGGATTGAGCAGCTAGGAAGAAAATGCTTGCTTATTGTTGGAGATTTAAGAAAGGAAGAACACTGCCAGCATGTTGTCCAATCCACACTTCAGGCTTTTGGTAAAATTGATATCTTAGTAAACAATCACGGTGTTCAATTCCCTCAAAGTAGTCTTCTAGACATCTCACCGGAGCAGTTAGAAGATACATTCCAAACGAACATCTTTGCTTTCTTTTATATAACAAAGGCAGCATTACCCCACCTAAAAAAAGGTGCTAAGATCATTAATACTGCCTCCATTGTGGCTTATGAAGGAAACAAACAGCTCCTGGATTATTCAGCAACGAAAGGAGCCGTTGTTGGATTTACTAGGGCCTTGTCGCAAAACTTAGTCGATCAAGATATATACGTTAATGCCGTTGCACCTGGACCAATATGGACTCCATTAATCCCTTCAAGCTTTTCTGCAAAGGATGTAGCAACATTTGGAAGTGACGTTCCAATGAAGCGAGCTGGTCAACCATTTGAACTCGCTCCTGCTTATGTCTATTTAGCATCTTCTGATTCTTCTTATGTAACTGGGCAAGTCATTCATGTGAATGGTGGGAAAATGGTAAGTTCTTGA
- a CDS encoding TetR/AcrR family transcriptional regulator — MTNQSLGVKRVKDKRLPIMKAAMHLFSSKGYFSTSVQEIADYCGVSKGSVYKCFNSKEELLLQVFEYNHQNMMARAKSVRLNESLSPEERFVKMIVVELEGLIENKDFFNAISKSLPKNNQVTLFMRNIRRIMVNWHKSILEDIFGEEVQSNIWDITFMFQGILKEYTHLITQEQKTLSIERLAKAVYDAIEAVVERRKQKDAVISYALMGDYEAISNPFSFDEKETVGNFLKQIKEKIETLNLEVAVREELLDSVELLEKEEQQEKPRMFLIKAILTFLSGFTELEPELENLRLVLLHDTYNERG; from the coding sequence TTGACTAATCAGTCACTCGGGGTGAAACGTGTGAAGGATAAACGACTTCCAATCATGAAAGCGGCAATGCATTTATTTTCTTCAAAGGGTTATTTTTCTACTTCTGTTCAAGAGATCGCGGATTATTGCGGTGTCTCCAAAGGATCGGTGTATAAGTGTTTTAATTCTAAAGAGGAGCTACTTCTCCAAGTCTTTGAGTATAACCATCAAAACATGATGGCTCGGGCAAAATCAGTTAGGCTTAATGAGTCTCTCTCGCCTGAAGAGAGATTTGTGAAGATGATTGTTGTGGAACTAGAGGGGCTAATTGAAAATAAAGATTTCTTTAATGCTATATCCAAATCTTTGCCGAAAAACAACCAGGTTACCTTGTTCATGAGAAATATTAGAAGGATAATGGTGAATTGGCATAAAAGTATTCTCGAAGACATATTTGGTGAGGAGGTTCAATCAAATATATGGGATATCACCTTTATGTTCCAAGGGATTTTGAAGGAGTACACACATTTAATTACGCAAGAACAAAAGACTCTTTCTATCGAAAGGCTAGCGAAAGCCGTTTATGATGCGATAGAAGCTGTGGTTGAAAGGCGAAAACAGAAGGATGCCGTCATTTCTTACGCTTTGATGGGTGATTATGAGGCGATTTCCAATCCCTTTTCTTTTGATGAGAAAGAAACAGTTGGGAATTTTCTAAAGCAAATCAAAGAAAAAATCGAGACTTTAAATCTAGAAGTAGCGGTAAGAGAAGAGCTGTTAGACTCAGTAGAGTTATTAGAAAAAGAAGAGCAACAGGAAAAACCGAGAATGTTTCTTATAAAAGCTATTTTAACGTTTTTATCAGGTTTTACTGAATTAGAACCAGAGTTGGAAAACCTTCGACTCGTCTTATTGCATGATACATATAATGAAAGGGGATGA
- a CDS encoding MDR family MFS transporter yields MTSDLSEGNEQSFNRLPIVAVLLAGGFVAILNQTLLATATPHIMADFNISENTAQWLTTIFMLVNGVMIPVTAFLIETFTTRRLVLVALSVFAVGTAVCIVAPTFFILMVGRVIQASGAGIMMPLMMTVFLTIFPIEKRGTAMGTVGLVISFAPAIGPTLSGWIVENYPWRTMFIIILPIIIIDIIFAYLAMKNVTKQTFPKVDILSIILSTFGFGGLLYGFSRAGSIGWGNSQVIIGLIIGMICLTAFIIRQFKLTQPILEFRVFQYKTFTITTVIGMIVFMGLIGSETILPIYMQNMVGFSALESGFMIMPGALLMGAMSPITGRIFDKIGARLLAITGLSIMTITTFLLTNLSANTSLTYLTVVFGIRMFGMSMVMMPVTTAGLNQLPLKLIAHGTAMNNTMRQVAASIGTAILVTVMTSATLSTGTVEDPTGRIHGVNMAFWVASGLSTVGLLLSFFIKSPDKQKKENNMSSTELKKAES; encoded by the coding sequence ATGACAAGTGATTTATCGGAGGGAAATGAACAATCCTTTAATCGGCTACCCATCGTTGCTGTTCTGTTAGCGGGTGGGTTCGTTGCCATTCTCAATCAAACGTTATTAGCAACAGCCACTCCACATATCATGGCTGATTTTAATATTTCGGAGAATACAGCGCAATGGCTAACGACCATTTTTATGCTCGTAAACGGGGTCATGATTCCGGTAACAGCGTTTTTAATTGAGACGTTTACAACAAGGAGGCTGGTGTTAGTTGCATTAAGTGTGTTCGCAGTTGGAACGGCGGTCTGTATCGTTGCTCCTACCTTTTTTATCTTAATGGTCGGAAGAGTGATTCAAGCTAGTGGGGCAGGAATCATGATGCCGCTTATGATGACCGTATTCTTGACGATTTTCCCGATTGAGAAGCGTGGTACAGCGATGGGAACTGTTGGATTAGTGATCTCCTTTGCACCGGCGATTGGCCCTACCTTGTCGGGATGGATTGTAGAAAATTATCCGTGGAGAACGATGTTTATCATCATTTTACCGATCATTATCATTGATATTATTTTTGCCTACTTAGCGATGAAAAATGTAACGAAGCAGACCTTCCCTAAAGTTGATATTCTTTCGATCATCCTTTCTACCTTCGGGTTTGGAGGATTGCTTTATGGCTTTAGCAGGGCCGGAAGCATTGGCTGGGGGAATTCCCAAGTGATTATAGGATTAATCATTGGTATGATTTGCTTAACAGCGTTTATCATCCGACAATTCAAGCTCACACAGCCGATATTAGAATTTCGGGTTTTCCAATACAAAACATTTACGATTACAACGGTAATTGGAATGATTGTGTTTATGGGTTTAATCGGATCTGAAACGATTTTACCGATATACATGCAGAACATGGTCGGTTTTTCTGCCTTGGAATCTGGTTTTATGATCATGCCAGGTGCGCTTTTAATGGGGGCTATGTCTCCCATTACGGGACGTATCTTTGATAAGATTGGTGCTCGATTGCTCGCCATTACAGGATTATCGATAATGACGATTACGACATTCTTGTTAACCAATTTATCGGCAAACACGTCTTTAACCTATTTAACGGTTGTCTTTGGAATTCGGATGTTTGGTATGTCCATGGTTATGATGCCAGTAACAACAGCCGGGTTAAATCAGTTACCATTAAAATTGATTGCACACGGAACAGCTATGAATAATACGATGCGCCAAGTTGCAGCTTCCATCGGTACGGCGATTCTTGTTACGGTGATGACAAGTGCGACACTCAGTACAGGAACAGTTGAAGACCCTACCGGTCGGATTCACGGTGTTAATATGGCCTTTTGGGTAGCATCAGGACTGTCAACCGTAGGTTTACTGCTTTCTTTCTTTATTAAAAGTCCTGATAAACAAAAGAAAGAGAATAATATGTCATCTACCGAATTAAAAAAAGCGGAATCCTAG
- a CDS encoding amino acid permease yields MSKGSQKKMKWWQLSLLGVGCIIGTGFFLGSSIAIRQAGPAVLVAFLFAALATYIVFDSLAQLTAEQPQKGSFSAYAKKAFGHWAGFSNGWVYWSSEMLIMGSQLTALGIFTQFWFPNMPLWLLATIFGVLGLLVVLTGINGFERFENIFAVVKVAAILMFIIIACLALFGVFEGDQEPAGAPTTYGQFLSNGWMGLWTSFIYAFYAFGGIEVMGIMANELKDPKEGPKSGKVMLSLLTTIYLISIGLALYLVSWDTFTTEDSPFVVALEQYNLSFVPHVFNGALVIAGFSTMVASLYAITTMLVTLAKAGDAPKALSKVGKKNIPYRALSLTTSGLILSIVVSLLLPDKIYEYLTTAAGLMLLYTWLFILLSFRKLMDLAAKGKIFNVVGMLLIILAVFGTLFDQASRPGFFISLLFLVLIGIVTLMMKKKWRNEKPSSDSNTLWDKYEKD; encoded by the coding sequence ATGTCTAAGGGTAGTCAGAAAAAAATGAAGTGGTGGCAGCTATCCTTGCTAGGAGTTGGCTGTATTATAGGAACGGGTTTCTTTCTAGGTTCTAGTATTGCAATTAGGCAAGCAGGACCAGCAGTACTCGTTGCTTTTTTATTTGCAGCATTAGCAACTTATATTGTGTTTGATTCCTTAGCCCAGTTAACGGCAGAGCAGCCGCAAAAGGGTTCCTTTAGTGCCTACGCCAAAAAAGCGTTTGGACACTGGGCTGGCTTTAGTAATGGCTGGGTGTATTGGTCGTCGGAAATGCTCATTATGGGTAGTCAGTTGACCGCTCTGGGCATTTTTACACAATTCTGGTTTCCAAATATGCCGTTATGGTTGTTAGCAACTATCTTTGGTGTTCTCGGTCTGCTTGTTGTTTTAACAGGGATAAACGGATTTGAGCGCTTTGAAAATATATTTGCCGTCGTCAAGGTAGCGGCGATTCTGATGTTTATTATTATTGCTTGTCTAGCCTTGTTCGGGGTATTTGAAGGAGATCAAGAGCCAGCTGGAGCACCAACCACTTATGGACAATTTTTATCCAATGGTTGGATGGGACTATGGACTTCCTTTATTTATGCTTTTTATGCCTTTGGTGGAATCGAAGTCATGGGGATTATGGCAAATGAATTGAAGGATCCGAAGGAAGGACCGAAATCAGGAAAAGTAATGCTTTCCTTACTTACGACCATTTATCTTATATCGATTGGCTTAGCCCTCTACTTAGTATCATGGGATACGTTTACGACTGAAGACAGTCCTTTTGTCGTTGCATTGGAGCAATATAACCTTTCCTTCGTTCCCCATGTTTTTAACGGTGCGTTAGTGATTGCGGGATTTTCGACCATGGTTGCTTCCCTTTACGCGATTACAACAATGCTCGTCACTTTAGCAAAGGCAGGAGATGCCCCTAAGGCGTTGTCCAAAGTAGGGAAAAAGAACATTCCATATCGCGCTTTGTCTCTAACAACTTCAGGTCTAATATTATCAATCGTTGTGTCTTTGCTTCTACCGGATAAAATCTACGAATATTTAACCACGGCAGCAGGACTTATGCTTCTATATACATGGTTATTTATCTTACTAAGTTTTAGAAAGCTCATGGACTTAGCGGCCAAGGGGAAGATATTCAATGTTGTAGGGATGCTTCTTATTATTCTTGCAGTATTTGGTACCCTGTTTGATCAGGCGAGTCGACCGGGCTTCTTTATAAGTTTATTGTTTTTAGTACTTATTGGTATCGTCACACTAATGATGAAAAAGAAATGGAGAAACGAAAAACCATCCTCTGACTCCAACACTTTATGGGATAAATATGAAAAAGACTAG
- a CDS encoding YqcI/YcgG family protein: protein MHLFRKNELEQSSEKNWRMDAFHAFQEKFTDKEHKFPCIPATQGFHLGQLRFGFLPSPKDPQTPEYLAEILEAYGKVSNQIGDNTSLVLFFNRFSGDEKTSVSDYETWYWDILQQVHEMDETRWPADIPEDPHHALWEYCFNGERYFLFCATPAHQNRQSRFFPYMMFAITPRWVFDTFLEKPPSKKLKRQIRERLKAYDSVEPHPDLKVYRTEENYEYKQYFLRDDQSSLNKCPFHTKKKD, encoded by the coding sequence ATGCACCTTTTTAGAAAAAATGAACTGGAACAGTCTTCTGAAAAAAACTGGCGAATGGATGCATTCCATGCTTTTCAAGAAAAGTTTACGGATAAGGAGCATAAATTCCCATGTATTCCTGCTACCCAAGGATTTCATCTGGGTCAGCTACGATTCGGCTTTTTGCCTAGCCCAAAGGATCCGCAAACACCAGAATACTTGGCTGAAATACTCGAAGCCTATGGGAAGGTCTCTAACCAAATAGGCGACAATACGTCCTTAGTTCTTTTCTTTAATCGATTTAGCGGTGATGAAAAGACTTCAGTCTCCGATTATGAGACGTGGTATTGGGATATCCTTCAACAGGTTCACGAAATGGACGAGACAAGATGGCCAGCTGACATACCAGAGGATCCTCATCATGCCCTTTGGGAGTACTGCTTTAATGGAGAGCGCTACTTTTTATTTTGCGCAACTCCTGCTCACCAAAACCGACAAAGTCGGTTTTTTCCATATATGATGTTTGCCATTACCCCTCGTTGGGTGTTTGATACGTTTTTGGAGAAACCACCGTCCAAGAAATTAAAGCGACAAATTAGGGAGAGGTTAAAAGCATACGATTCTGTGGAACCGCATCCTGACCTCAAAGTGTATAGGACCGAAGAAAATTATGAATACAAACAGTATTTTCTACGAGATGATCAATCCTCCTTGAATAAATGTCCTTTTCATACGAAGAAAAAAGACTAG
- a CDS encoding LysE family transporter — translation MHTFLSYIFLGLSLAAPIGPINAAQLDKGLKDGFLHSWLIGIGSLFAEMLFMVAVYFGIVNFLEIPFMKSFLWSFGCFVLIYTGIESFATASSFTVDKRNKTQSSPKKTFWTGFMLTVSNPLSILFWLGIYGSVLANTVAQYDKSHIMLYSAAIILGLIIWDFSMAFTASTFRKLMNNRLLIGLSRLSGLSLIGFGVYFGYQAVKLIFHL, via the coding sequence ATGCATACATTTCTAAGTTATATTTTTCTAGGGTTATCCTTAGCTGCTCCAATCGGTCCTATTAATGCCGCACAATTGGACAAGGGGTTAAAAGACGGGTTTCTTCACTCCTGGCTTATTGGAATAGGCTCTTTATTTGCTGAAATGCTCTTTATGGTTGCCGTTTACTTCGGTATCGTTAATTTCTTAGAGATTCCATTCATGAAATCCTTTTTATGGTCCTTTGGGTGCTTTGTCCTCATTTATACCGGGATAGAAAGCTTTGCAACAGCATCTTCTTTTACCGTAGACAAGAGAAATAAAACGCAAAGCTCTCCAAAGAAAACATTTTGGACGGGCTTCATGTTAACGGTCTCGAATCCACTCTCCATTTTATTTTGGTTAGGCATTTATGGGTCCGTACTAGCAAATACGGTTGCTCAATACGATAAGTCTCATATTATGTTATATAGTGCAGCCATCATCTTAGGACTTATTATATGGGATTTTTCCATGGCATTCACTGCAAGTACCTTCCGAAAGCTGATGAACAACCGTTTACTAATTGGGTTATCTAGATTGTCAGGGCTATCACTAATCGGATTTGGTGTGTATTTTGGTTATCAAGCCGTTAAGCTTATCTTTCATCTATAA
- a CDS encoding organic hydroperoxide resistance protein gives MSDVLFTSHATAKGGRDGHVKSDDGLIDLNLVNPAGNSGGTGSNPEQLFAAGYSACYDGALNLMASKQKKDIDSTITADVSLLKDSSDNGFKIGVVLNVEIGGVNQSEAEELAKMAHDFCPYSKATRGNIDVELKVKAV, from the coding sequence ATGAGCGACGTTTTATTTACATCACATGCGACAGCAAAAGGTGGAAGAGACGGACACGTAAAATCGGATGATGGTCTTATTGACCTGAATCTAGTCAATCCTGCAGGAAATTCAGGAGGTACAGGCTCCAATCCGGAACAACTATTTGCAGCTGGTTATTCAGCCTGCTACGATGGTGCCTTAAATTTAATGGCATCCAAACAAAAGAAGGACATTGATTCAACGATTACAGCTGATGTAAGTCTTTTAAAGGATTCTTCAGATAATGGGTTTAAAATTGGTGTTGTATTGAATGTGGAAATTGGTGGAGTAAACCAGAGTGAAGCGGAAGAGCTTGCGAAAATGGCACATGACTTCTGCCCATATTCTAAAGCAACACGTGGCAATATTGATGTGGAACTGAAAGTCAAAGCTGTTTAA
- a CDS encoding vWA domain-containing protein, whose translation MKAWKLLVMIVCLLVFAACENSTQSSSKKQTNDQETGEKQTKENKDDEETTTALQADASFQYPSSLKEAEEAVTGEWWGEDNEPSDSEEETFTQEISAISNQESSLETRAAAINHLLFTHYHPELPGLTSFLPRGKITLEDLQNGSGLKLNGREVKENINVAIILDASGSMKAEQNGKSQMEIAKDAIKEFVSNLPEKTNVSLTIYGYKGSGSDADKELSCKSIKEIYPLKKYNNGEFDKALASVDPKGWTPIASALKQAGKTLEDLKSDANTNVIYLVSDGEETCDGDPAQVAEDLVSTDIKPIINVIGFAVGSEQRKQLEKVAEAAEGRYIQANNQQELVSEFKKSNQTLVQWINWRNQHTVDAINQKNQDNVDLINLKNDTNVRLINYKNKVNNLLIKAKNQHDMDQEVFNLTIEHLEEYFSRIVKELQNDFDEKLTIIETTYNETKEEIDETYDSNKEE comes from the coding sequence ATGAAAGCTTGGAAGCTGCTAGTGATGATTGTTTGCTTATTGGTCTTTGCAGCCTGTGAGAATAGTACTCAATCATCTTCTAAGAAGCAAACGAATGATCAAGAAACCGGAGAAAAACAGACAAAGGAAAACAAGGATGATGAAGAAACAACAACTGCCCTTCAAGCCGACGCTTCTTTTCAATATCCATCCTCTTTAAAAGAAGCAGAAGAAGCAGTGACCGGAGAATGGTGGGGAGAAGATAATGAACCATCAGATTCTGAAGAAGAAACGTTCACTCAGGAGATTTCAGCCATCTCAAACCAGGAGAGCTCTCTTGAGACAAGAGCTGCTGCAATCAATCATCTTCTTTTTACCCACTATCACCCGGAACTTCCCGGTCTTACTTCCTTTTTACCCCGTGGGAAAATCACACTAGAGGACTTGCAAAACGGCAGCGGACTGAAATTAAATGGGCGAGAAGTGAAGGAAAACATAAATGTAGCTATCATTTTAGATGCATCTGGATCAATGAAAGCAGAACAAAATGGAAAAAGCCAGATGGAGATTGCAAAAGACGCCATTAAAGAATTCGTGTCGAATCTGCCAGAGAAAACGAATGTATCCCTTACCATTTATGGATATAAAGGTTCAGGCAGTGACGCAGATAAGGAGCTCTCTTGTAAAAGTATAAAAGAAATCTATCCTCTAAAAAAATATAACAACGGAGAATTCGACAAGGCACTTGCTAGTGTAGATCCAAAAGGCTGGACGCCAATTGCGTCAGCACTAAAACAAGCAGGGAAGACACTTGAAGATCTAAAAAGTGATGCAAACACTAACGTTATCTATTTAGTGTCAGACGGAGAGGAGACATGCGACGGAGATCCTGCGCAGGTTGCGGAAGATCTTGTATCAACCGATATCAAACCGATTATCAACGTCATTGGTTTCGCAGTCGGTTCAGAACAAAGGAAACAGCTGGAAAAGGTGGCCGAAGCAGCAGAAGGAAGATACATTCAGGCGAATAATCAGCAGGAGCTCGTCAGTGAATTCAAGAAATCGAATCAAACCCTCGTCCAATGGATCAACTGGAGAAACCAACATACTGTCGATGCCATCAATCAAAAAAACCAGGATAATGTGGACCTGATTAATCTTAAAAATGATACGAATGTAAGATTGATCAACTACAAAAATAAAGTCAATAACCTTTTAATCAAGGCAAAGAACCAGCATGATATGGATCAAGAAGTGTTTAACCTGACCATTGAACACCTGGAAGAGTACTTTTCCCGAATAGTTAAGGAACTTCAAAACGACTTTGATGAAAAGTTAACGATCATTGAAACAACCTATAATGAAACGAAAGAAGAAATAGATGAAACCTACGATTCCAATAAAGAGGAGTGA
- a CDS encoding SGNH/GDSL hydrolase family protein, giving the protein MKDYARFLFIGDSITDSNRIEDEEGIGFGYVRNIKNHLILTYPEKSLEVLNKGVSGNKITELEERWEKDVLSHQPDYLSISIGVNDVWRQLDSPRKEQVTPEKFLKIYTHLLDQVKGKTNADIILMEPTILQEDIDSEGNQKLREYVQIVQELSKHFDTILVPTHQAFINFLSVNQKTPLTTDGVHMNSVGDMLMARTWVSAFHEKVGW; this is encoded by the coding sequence ATGAAAGATTACGCTAGGTTCTTATTTATTGGGGACAGTATTACAGATTCTAATCGAATAGAAGACGAAGAAGGTATTGGTTTTGGATATGTACGGAATATTAAAAACCATCTCATCCTGACCTATCCAGAAAAGTCGTTGGAAGTCTTAAATAAAGGAGTCAGTGGAAATAAAATCACAGAACTGGAGGAGAGGTGGGAAAAGGATGTGTTAAGTCATCAGCCAGATTATTTGAGCATTTCCATTGGGGTAAACGATGTTTGGCGCCAGCTAGATAGTCCTCGTAAGGAACAAGTAACGCCAGAAAAGTTTTTAAAGATATACACACATTTGTTGGATCAAGTTAAAGGAAAAACGAATGCCGATATCATTCTTATGGAACCAACCATACTGCAGGAAGACATTGATTCGGAGGGCAATCAAAAACTGAGAGAGTATGTGCAAATTGTCCAAGAACTGTCTAAACACTTTGACACAATCTTGGTTCCGACTCATCAAGCTTTCATTAACTTCTTATCGGTCAACCAAAAGACCCCATTAACGACAGACGGGGTACATATGAATTCGGTTGGGGACATGTTAATGGCTCGTACGTGGGTCAGTGCTTTTCATGAGAAGGTAGGCTGGTAA